From a region of the Hymenobacter jejuensis genome:
- the purF gene encoding amidophosphoribosyltransferase gives MCGIVGFFGPDDVVHDIVFGLTALQHRGQDAAGIATFDTNFHLRKGQGLINDVFRPKHVKKLPGNIGIGHVRYTTQGSNETALAQPFTSSYPFGLAMVHNGNVINFRELAKRLHDKYHVLPKTSNDLELIMYTFASELRTKDLDHLSVIDIFDAVETTQELAKGAYATVTVIAGHGLLAFNDPNGIRPLVMGRRDTPEGPVYAFASESTCFDYLGYEFIKDIGPGQAVFIDQNFKVHYKNAYAKPKSFCAFEYIYFAREDSSIHGRLVARERVRLGKLLARKVLAAGIAPDMVIDVPSSGYFAASGLAEAIGVPYRRALVKNNHIGRSFIVSSQVGREDIVKKKLNPIRAFVEGKKVAVVDDSIVRGTTSRRIVSILREAGAAEVYFISSAPPIIAPCIYGIDMAMSTELIAANYTEEEICNYIGADKVIYQDLSDLQDLFSEDRGHGGGCFACFSGKYPTGDVTPYLRHIQEERQSQRRDKTLSVSPKAPAPTEH, from the coding sequence ATGTGCGGAATAGTTGGTTTTTTTGGTCCCGATGATGTTGTGCACGATATCGTCTTTGGCCTCACCGCCTTGCAGCATCGCGGGCAGGATGCCGCCGGCATCGCCACTTTCGATACAAATTTTCATCTGCGCAAAGGGCAGGGCCTGATCAACGATGTGTTCCGGCCGAAGCACGTCAAGAAATTGCCCGGCAACATTGGCATCGGGCACGTGCGCTACACCACGCAAGGCTCCAACGAAACTGCTCTGGCTCAGCCGTTTACATCTAGCTATCCGTTTGGCTTGGCGATGGTGCACAACGGCAACGTGATCAACTTCCGCGAGCTGGCCAAGCGTCTGCACGACAAGTACCACGTGTTGCCCAAAACCAGCAACGACCTGGAGTTGATCATGTATACCTTCGCGTCGGAGCTGCGCACCAAAGACCTTGATCATCTGTCGGTTATCGATATTTTCGACGCCGTCGAGACGACGCAGGAGTTGGCCAAAGGTGCCTACGCAACTGTTACCGTGATCGCGGGCCACGGCCTGCTGGCCTTCAACGACCCCAACGGCATCCGGCCGCTGGTCATGGGCCGCCGCGATACGCCTGAAGGACCTGTTTACGCATTCGCCTCAGAATCAACGTGTTTCGATTATCTGGGCTATGAGTTTATCAAGGACATCGGCCCTGGGCAGGCTGTGTTCATTGACCAGAATTTCAAAGTCCATTACAAAAACGCCTACGCCAAGCCCAAATCTTTCTGCGCGTTCGAGTACATTTACTTCGCCCGCGAAGACTCCTCGATTCATGGCCGGTTGGTCGCCCGCGAACGCGTGCGCCTGGGTAAGTTATTGGCTCGCAAGGTATTAGCCGCAGGTATCGCGCCGGATATGGTGATTGATGTGCCGTCGTCGGGGTACTTTGCGGCTTCTGGTTTGGCGGAAGCCATCGGGGTGCCGTACCGCCGTGCGCTGGTGAAAAACAACCACATCGGCCGCAGCTTCATTGTCAGCAGCCAGGTGGGGCGCGAAGACATCGTCAAGAAAAAGCTCAACCCGATTCGGGCGTTTGTGGAAGGCAAAAAAGTAGCCGTTGTCGACGACAGCATTGTGCGCGGCACCACATCCCGCCGCATCGTGAGCATCCTGCGCGAAGCCGGTGCCGCCGAAGTCTACTTCATCTCGTCGGCGCCGCCCATCATTGCCCCCTGCATCTACGGCATCGACATGGCCATGAGCACGGAGCTGATCGCGGCCAACTATACCGAGGAGGAAATCTGCAATTACATCGGTGCTGATAAAGTTATCTATCAGGATTTGAGCGACTTGCAGGATCTATTCAGCGAAGACCGCGGCCACGGCGGCGGCTGCTTCGCCTGTTTCTCAGGTAAGTATCCGACGGGCGACGTGACTCCTTACCTGCGGCACATTCAGGAAGAACGCCAGAGCCAGCGCCGCGATAAAACCTTGTCTGTCAGCCCCAAAGCTCCGGCTCCTACTGAGCACTAA
- a CDS encoding AIR synthase-related protein encodes MSDSSSKPAGYDIDLGNECSRNAYGWAKKTFANRQGKPGEPAQDLDGGFSNEIRFGQERLGISSDGIGTKIEVAERVGKFDTLGYDLIAMVADDLIAGGFVPTNLSNIIDVHTLDYEVIDELMRGLHDAANFSHLAVTGGEIAELGNRIGGWPGARMNFNWCSTAVGALHPSLQRPISGATVRPGQVVVSLKSPSFRSNGFSLARRTLQNLFGDNWHTAPYDGLDATPHGSAGHTWGEVLLMPSLIYAPAVARLLDSGLSLHGVAHITGGGIADNFKRVLKNGVGAELDALFEPLPAMQRLTELAGIAPADAYLYWNMGNGMLLVTEESDAEEVVNQLQADGYEAKVAGRITTEPGIVLKVGAGELTYEA; translated from the coding sequence ATGTCCGATTCTTCCTCAAAACCTGCCGGTTACGACATCGACCTTGGCAACGAATGCTCCCGCAACGCTTACGGTTGGGCCAAAAAAACCTTCGCCAACCGCCAAGGCAAGCCCGGCGAACCAGCGCAGGACCTCGACGGTGGCTTTTCGAATGAAATCCGGTTTGGGCAGGAGCGGTTAGGCATTTCTTCGGATGGCATCGGCACCAAAATCGAGGTGGCCGAGCGCGTAGGCAAGTTCGATACGCTGGGGTACGACCTCATCGCGATGGTAGCCGACGACCTGATCGCGGGCGGTTTCGTTCCTACTAATTTATCGAACATCATCGACGTGCATACGCTTGATTACGAGGTGATTGACGAGCTGATGCGCGGCCTGCACGATGCGGCCAACTTCAGCCACCTCGCCGTAACGGGGGGGGAAATTGCGGAGCTTGGCAACCGCATTGGCGGCTGGCCCGGTGCCCGCATGAACTTCAACTGGTGCTCGACGGCCGTAGGTGCGCTACACCCCAGCCTCCAGCGGCCGATTAGTGGCGCTACCGTGCGGCCAGGGCAAGTGGTCGTGAGCCTGAAATCGCCTTCTTTCCGCTCCAATGGCTTTTCGCTGGCGCGTCGCACGCTACAAAACTTATTCGGAGATAACTGGCACACAGCCCCTTACGATGGCCTCGATGCTACGCCGCATGGCTCGGCTGGCCACACGTGGGGCGAAGTGCTCTTGATGCCCTCCCTCATTTATGCGCCCGCCGTGGCCCGCTTGCTCGATAGCGGCTTGTCGTTGCACGGCGTGGCCCACATTACCGGCGGCGGCATCGCTGACAACTTCAAGCGCGTGCTGAAAAACGGAGTAGGCGCAGAGCTGGATGCGTTGTTCGAGCCGCTGCCCGCGATGCAGCGCCTGACCGAGCTGGCCGGCATCGCGCCCGCCGACGCGTATCTCTACTGGAACATGGGCAACGGTATGTTGCTCGTAACAGAAGAATCTGATGCTGAAGAAGTTGTGAATCAGCTTCAAGCCGATGGTTACGAAGCAAAGGTTGCGGGTCGTATTACGACCGAACCGGGCATTGTACTGAAAGTGGGCGCTGGGGAGTTGACGTACGAAGCCTAA
- a CDS encoding heavy-metal-associated domain-containing protein, with protein MPTLQFKTNINCGGCVRAVTPLLNEEKEITRWQVDTDNPAKILTVEGEQVQPEQVIRAVQEAGFEIEPA; from the coding sequence ATGCCTACCCTACAATTCAAAACCAACATCAATTGCGGCGGCTGCGTGCGTGCCGTGACTCCTCTGCTAAACGAGGAAAAAGAAATAACCCGTTGGCAAGTCGATACCGATAACCCCGCCAAAATCCTCACGGTGGAAGGCGAGCAAGTGCAGCCCGAACAGGTCATCAGGGCCGTGCAGGAAGCCGGGTTTGAAATTGAGCCTGCGTAA
- a CDS encoding ATP-binding protein → MKSLCAFLLVLSLGLSASPATAQSRAADSLRNLLRTHPQADTLHVRRLFALIIELAANDAPQACLLSRQALAMAQKISDSTGIVRSYVWLSILHRRQSNYDSARYYIRFAQQLAVHRHDRRREAQSYLELSLIDQMQGNLASAQKWALRGLKLAENIQNLPLQTQLSTTLGGVYSELGDYKNATRTLRIALHNGQKMGDLQVVSATLNSLAKAYQEQKNWPQALRYFRQAAQVSRRMGDVQNETVNEIGQAEVYSQQGDQTQALQHGSYARTLVRQNHDAFNLPSVELLLANSFLLTQRPDSAIALAQHALQLSQKTRTNGNISKASDILAQAYAAVGKFQDAYRYERLFVAYQDTLAGAETQRKTSDMRNSYELDKQRTQIALLDKTRQLQAQTAARQRAQLLWLLTGLGGLVALAGLLWRNIYIKQRANRHLNEKNEQIAQQRDDLTRTLAELKTTQAQLIQREKMASLGELTAGIAHEIQNPLNFVNNFSEVSVELVDEFMDGPWQQLPEAEKLYATELLDALTQNLQKITHHGRRADNIVKGMLQHSHGAPGQSEPTDFNALVAEHLSLAYQSFRAKNKTFTATLNCDFNAQVAQVTVVPQDIGRVLLNLYTNAFYALRQRQQRGEAGYTPELSVSTKRLANQIQISVRDNGSGMSPEVQQKVFQPFFTTKPPGEGTGLGLSLSYDIITKGHNGTLTVSSEEGKGTEILICLPA, encoded by the coding sequence ATGAAAAGCCTCTGTGCATTCCTGTTGGTGTTGAGCCTTGGCCTGAGTGCAAGCCCAGCCACGGCGCAAAGTCGGGCAGCGGACAGCCTGCGGAACTTGTTGCGCACGCATCCGCAGGCTGACACCCTGCACGTGCGACGGCTTTTTGCATTGATCATCGAGCTGGCCGCCAACGATGCGCCGCAGGCTTGCTTGCTGAGCCGGCAAGCGCTAGCGATGGCCCAGAAGATTTCTGACTCCACAGGCATAGTTCGTAGCTATGTGTGGCTCAGCATCTTACATCGGCGCCAATCCAACTACGATTCGGCCCGCTATTACATCCGGTTTGCCCAGCAGCTAGCCGTCCATCGCCACGACCGCCGCCGGGAGGCTCAATCGTACCTAGAGCTAAGCCTGATTGACCAGATGCAGGGCAACCTTGCCTCGGCGCAGAAGTGGGCGTTACGAGGCCTAAAACTGGCAGAAAACATCCAGAATCTGCCGCTGCAAACCCAGCTAAGCACTACCTTGGGCGGCGTCTATTCCGAACTAGGCGACTACAAAAACGCCACCCGGACCTTGCGGATAGCGTTGCATAACGGTCAGAAAATGGGCGACCTACAAGTAGTGTCGGCCACCCTGAACAGCCTGGCCAAGGCCTACCAGGAGCAAAAAAACTGGCCTCAGGCTTTACGCTACTTTCGCCAAGCAGCGCAGGTCAGCCGCCGCATGGGCGACGTGCAAAACGAGACCGTAAACGAAATTGGCCAAGCCGAGGTGTACAGCCAGCAAGGCGACCAGACGCAGGCATTGCAACACGGCTCCTATGCCCGCACGCTGGTGCGCCAGAACCACGACGCCTTCAATCTGCCCTCCGTAGAGTTGCTGCTGGCCAATTCCTTCTTGCTTACGCAGCGCCCCGACAGCGCCATTGCCTTGGCCCAGCACGCCTTGCAGCTCAGCCAAAAAACCCGCACCAACGGCAACATCAGCAAGGCCAGTGACATACTGGCCCAAGCGTATGCGGCGGTAGGTAAATTTCAGGATGCGTATCGGTACGAGCGCCTGTTTGTGGCCTACCAGGATACGCTGGCCGGCGCCGAAACGCAGCGCAAAACCAGTGACATGCGCAACAGCTACGAACTGGATAAGCAACGAACCCAGATTGCCTTGCTCGACAAAACGCGCCAGCTGCAAGCCCAGACCGCCGCTCGTCAGCGCGCGCAGCTCTTGTGGCTGCTGACCGGCTTGGGCGGACTGGTGGCGCTGGCAGGCCTGCTCTGGCGCAACATCTACATCAAGCAGCGCGCCAACCGCCACCTCAATGAGAAGAACGAACAGATTGCCCAGCAGCGCGACGACCTCACGCGCACCTTGGCCGAGCTAAAGACCACTCAGGCCCAGCTAATTCAGCGCGAAAAAATGGCCAGCCTAGGCGAGCTGACGGCGGGTATTGCCCACGAAATTCAAAATCCGCTCAACTTCGTCAATAATTTTTCTGAGGTGAGCGTGGAGCTGGTCGATGAGTTTATGGACGGCCCTTGGCAGCAGCTACCCGAAGCCGAAAAGCTGTACGCGACGGAGCTGCTGGACGCCCTAACGCAGAATCTGCAGAAAATCACTCACCACGGGCGCCGGGCCGATAACATCGTCAAGGGCATGTTGCAGCATTCGCATGGCGCACCTGGGCAAAGTGAGCCCACCGACTTCAACGCCTTGGTAGCCGAACACTTGTCGTTGGCCTATCAGAGCTTCCGGGCAAAGAACAAAACGTTTACGGCCACACTCAACTGTGATTTCAACGCTCAGGTCGCACAAGTGACCGTGGTTCCGCAGGACATCGGGCGAGTGCTACTCAATCTGTATACGAATGCTTTTTATGCGCTCCGGCAACGGCAACAGCGCGGCGAAGCAGGGTACACACCCGAATTAAGCGTAAGCACGAAAAGGCTGGCCAACCAAATCCAGATCAGCGTGCGCGACAACGGCAGTGGGATGAGCCCTGAAGTTCAGCAAAAGGTATTCCAGCCGTTTTTCACGACTAAGCCACCGGGGGAAGGAACCGGCTTGGGGCTGTCTCTGAGCTATGACATCATCACCAAAGGCCACAACGGAACCCTAACGGTGAGCAGCGAGGAAGGCAAAGGCACAGAAATATTGATTTGTCTGCCCGCATAG
- a CDS encoding VOC family protein, with protein sequence MLGSGCRPSKVSGGNPPPVVIKPQEQDTIIYPVKDIDRAIKWYNSFFGREPDRVVNDGGSYAYAVYKIGTTTVILDTNPEQVQLKRAVFYWSVPNPDAVQSKYRELASIGTHFKGFLFFKKPKRLDRHKPSDASSKELHRSEPEALRFVAEDPDGNEVGVANNPIYPPGKKK encoded by the coding sequence TTGTTAGGCAGCGGGTGCCGCCCGTCTAAGGTAAGTGGAGGCAATCCGCCCCCCGTCGTTATCAAGCCGCAGGAGCAGGACACGATCATCTACCCCGTTAAGGACATAGACAGGGCGATAAAATGGTACAACAGTTTCTTCGGCCGCGAACCCGATCGGGTGGTTAACGACGGGGGTTCGTATGCGTACGCCGTGTACAAAATCGGTACGACGACCGTCATCTTGGACACCAATCCGGAACAGGTGCAACTCAAGCGGGCCGTATTCTACTGGTCGGTGCCTAACCCCGACGCTGTACAGAGCAAGTACCGCGAGCTGGCTTCGATCGGCACGCATTTCAAAGGGTTTCTATTTTTCAAAAAGCCGAAAAGGCTCGACAGGCACAAGCCAAGTGACGCGTCGTCTAAGGAGCTGCACCGATCGGAGCCCGAGGCGCTTAGGTTCGTTGCCGAAGACCCCGACGGCAACGAGGTGGGCGTGGCCAACAACCCGATTTATCCGCCTGGCAAAAAGAAATAG
- a CDS encoding VOC family protein, with product MKNNFLVATLLLAGAALVLGRRKRKRHHYHGFDGQDKPVASQDTVVYFIADPSKLDKAVEWYEDFFLTKAEDKPVLGPGEKPYRSFKIETTNGSKSFITVLLSTDPVYLQLNEPVFYWVLPDVKDVDIKYKKLKDKGSEFDKKPHSIKKPKGILGVREVTQKPTEVQAFIVVDPYGNRAGVVNNPIYVPSLITEE from the coding sequence ATGAAAAACAATTTCCTAGTTGCAACCCTGCTGCTGGCGGGAGCTGCCTTGGTACTAGGGCGCCGCAAGCGCAAGCGCCATCACTATCACGGGTTTGATGGGCAAGATAAGCCTGTTGCCTCACAAGACACAGTTGTCTATTTCATTGCCGATCCAAGTAAGCTTGATAAAGCTGTGGAGTGGTATGAAGATTTCTTTCTGACAAAAGCGGAGGATAAACCTGTGCTCGGTCCCGGTGAGAAACCCTACCGGAGTTTCAAGATTGAGACCACGAACGGCAGCAAATCGTTTATTACAGTGCTGCTTTCCACAGATCCTGTATACCTACAGCTAAATGAACCCGTCTTCTATTGGGTTCTGCCCGACGTGAAGGATGTAGATATAAAATATAAAAAGCTGAAGGACAAGGGCAGCGAATTTGACAAGAAGCCTCACAGTATTAAAAAGCCCAAAGGCATATTGGGAGTGCGAGAAGTGACACAAAAACCAACCGAGGTACAGGCTTTTATCGTGGTGGATCCCTACGGCAACCGGGCGGGTGTCGTCAACAACCCAATCTACGTTCCTTCACTGATCACTGAGGAATAA
- a CDS encoding nicotinate phosphoribosyltransferase: protein MTSASSTRPLADVYASSLSLLTDLYQLTMAYGYWKQGLQDREAVFHLYFRRPPFEGGYAVCAGLAYVADWLETLHFTEDDLAYLGSLRGSKGAVLFEPGFLEYLRQLKFTCDVDAIAEGTVVFANEPLIRVKGPLLQAQLLETALLTLVNFQTLIATKAARIREAAGPSDQILEFGLRRAQGIDGGLSASRAAYLGGADGTSNVLAGQKFGIPVRGTHAHSWVMSFEDEEAAFAAYADAFPDDSVFLVDTYDTLEGVRHAIAVARRMREQGHELAGIRLDSGDLAYLSREARALLNEAGFPNTRIVASNDLDENLITSLKLQGAQIDTWGIGTKLVTAYDQPALGGVYKLAALRKADDSDWEFTIKLSEQLAKTSIPGILQVRRFVSEKGQPRADMLYNTAAPLPDKLEIIDPQDITRRRAVRANSDYRELLEPIFRAGQRVCELPTLEEIRQYAQREVHSLDPSIRRFLNPHTYPVGLEASLHHFRTDLILEKRPLRPA from the coding sequence ATGACTTCAGCCTCCTCTACGCGCCCGCTCGCCGACGTTTACGCGTCTTCACTCAGCCTCCTCACCGATCTGTACCAGCTCACCATGGCGTATGGCTACTGGAAGCAGGGCCTGCAAGACCGGGAAGCCGTGTTTCACCTGTACTTTCGGCGGCCCCCTTTTGAGGGTGGCTATGCGGTATGCGCTGGCCTGGCGTACGTTGCCGATTGGCTTGAGACACTGCATTTTACCGAAGATGACCTTGCGTATTTGGGCAGCCTGCGTGGCAGCAAAGGCGCTGTTTTGTTCGAGCCGGGCTTTCTGGAATATCTGCGGCAGCTCAAGTTTACCTGCGACGTCGATGCCATTGCCGAAGGCACCGTGGTGTTTGCCAACGAGCCGCTCATCCGGGTGAAAGGACCGCTGCTGCAAGCACAGCTGCTGGAAACGGCATTGCTGACGCTGGTCAATTTCCAGACCCTAATTGCCACCAAAGCCGCCCGCATCCGCGAGGCCGCCGGTCCCAGCGACCAGATTCTGGAGTTTGGCCTGCGCCGGGCACAAGGCATCGACGGTGGCCTGTCAGCCAGCCGCGCGGCGTATCTGGGCGGGGCTGATGGAACATCCAACGTGCTGGCCGGACAGAAATTCGGCATTCCGGTGCGGGGCACGCACGCGCACAGCTGGGTGATGTCGTTTGAGGACGAAGAGGCTGCTTTCGCTGCTTACGCCGATGCCTTCCCCGACGATTCGGTTTTTCTGGTCGACACCTACGACACGCTGGAGGGCGTGCGGCACGCCATTGCCGTGGCACGCCGGATGCGCGAGCAAGGCCACGAGCTGGCCGGCATTCGCCTTGACTCGGGCGACTTGGCCTACCTCAGCCGCGAGGCCCGTGCCCTGCTCAACGAAGCTGGCTTCCCGAACACTCGCATCGTCGCCAGCAACGACCTCGACGAAAACCTGATTACCAGCTTAAAGCTGCAAGGCGCCCAGATCGATACTTGGGGCATCGGCACCAAGCTTGTTACGGCTTACGACCAGCCCGCTCTAGGCGGCGTGTACAAGCTGGCCGCGCTACGCAAAGCCGATGATTCGGATTGGGAATTCACCATCAAGCTCTCCGAGCAGTTGGCCAAAACCAGCATTCCCGGCATCCTGCAAGTGCGGCGCTTTGTCAGCGAAAAAGGCCAACCCCGCGCCGACATGCTCTACAACACCGCCGCACCCCTTCCTGATAAATTAGAAATAATTGACCCTCAAGATATTACCCGTCGCCGGGCGGTGCGCGCCAACTCCGACTACCGCGAATTGCTGGAGCCTATCTTCCGCGCGGGCCAACGCGTCTGTGAGTTGCCGACCTTGGAGGAGATCCGGCAATATGCTCAGCGCGAAGTACATAGCCTCGACCCTAGCATCCGGCGCTTTCTCAATCCTCACACGTATCCGGTGGGCCTGGAAGCTTCCCTGCACCACTTCCGCACCGACCTGATTCTGGAGAAGCGGCCGCTGCGACCGGCTTAA
- a CDS encoding DUF1345 domain-containing protein, with translation MPRSSSSLLQLVHRAGMLSATVRFLAATAPGILVFLLTAAILPLLGRAIAGWDAFVLSCLVLMWASILTAEPRHIRSVATAEDPGRGFTFVLVLVGAGASLLAVIFMLGALHGMAAGPRNLHVTLAAVAVLGTWLLLHTIFTLRYAHLYYDPHTDGAEGGLEFPGTSIEPDYLDFAYFSFVVGMTAQTADIGISGRTLRRIALLHGILSFGFNTAVIALSISGLSSIL, from the coding sequence ATGCCTCGTTCTTCTTCCTCTTTGCTTCAACTGGTGCACCGTGCGGGCATGCTATCGGCCACCGTGCGGTTTCTGGCCGCCACGGCACCGGGCATACTCGTTTTTTTGCTGACGGCCGCTATTCTGCCGCTTCTGGGTCGAGCCATAGCCGGCTGGGACGCTTTCGTCCTGAGCTGCTTAGTGCTGATGTGGGCCTCCATTCTGACCGCCGAGCCCCGTCACATCCGCAGCGTGGCAACTGCCGAAGACCCTGGGCGGGGGTTTACGTTTGTGCTGGTGTTGGTGGGGGCCGGCGCCAGTTTGCTGGCTGTTATTTTTATGTTGGGTGCCTTGCACGGCATGGCGGCTGGCCCTCGCAATCTGCACGTTACGCTGGCAGCTGTGGCAGTGCTCGGTACTTGGCTGCTGCTGCACACTATTTTTACGCTGCGGTACGCGCACCTCTACTACGATCCGCATACCGACGGGGCCGAAGGCGGCCTGGAATTTCCCGGCACCAGCATCGAGCCCGATTACCTCGATTTTGCCTATTTCTCCTTCGTCGTCGGCATGACGGCCCAAACCGCTGACATCGGCATTAGCGGCCGCACGCTACGCCGCATCGCGTTGCTGCACGGCATTTTGTCGTTCGGTTTTAATACGGCCGTGATTGCCCTGAGCATCAGCGGCTTAAGCAGCATTCTCTAG
- a CDS encoding STAS domain-containing protein has translation MEIQREILPESYLLILTDEENSLLDQETLALALRSAVRSGKPSIWVDCSQLHRLPAPTISLLVGYYRRLQQRNVQLVLCHLDDSLQHAFSQTSAATQVPVVPTLLDADLYCHAHLAGAPRASA, from the coding sequence ATGGAAATTCAACGCGAAATTTTACCTGAAAGCTATTTGCTGATCCTCACCGATGAGGAAAATTCGTTACTGGACCAGGAAACTTTGGCCTTGGCGCTGCGAAGCGCCGTGCGCAGCGGCAAGCCCAGCATTTGGGTCGATTGCAGCCAGTTGCACCGCCTGCCGGCTCCTACTATTTCGTTGCTGGTAGGCTATTATAGGCGCTTGCAACAGCGCAACGTACAGCTGGTGCTTTGCCACCTCGACGACAGCCTTCAGCACGCCTTCAGCCAGACTTCGGCGGCTACGCAAGTGCCCGTGGTGCCAACCCTGCTCGATGCGGACCTGTACTGCCATGCCCATTTGGCTGGGGCGCCACGCGCCAGTGCATAA
- a CDS encoding response regulator, translating to MIRVVLADDHTILRDGVKALLDEEPDLQTVGEANHGRELLDLLADTSADVVVMDIHMPVMDGFATVTELRTLHPEVRILILSMLDHENYVNRMLEAGALGYVLKSADISEISFGIRMVAAGRPFICTHLGLSLLQRIMQSSTSLSAYQTGNAGSSQRPNDLSKRELEVLKLIAEGLTNAEIADKLFTSKRTVETHRQNIIEKTQAKNTAALIKFAVSNGLLE from the coding sequence ATGATTCGGGTAGTTCTCGCCGACGACCACACCATTCTGCGCGATGGCGTAAAAGCCTTACTCGACGAAGAACCTGATTTACAGACAGTTGGCGAAGCAAACCACGGACGCGAACTCCTCGACCTGCTGGCCGACACGTCCGCCGATGTGGTGGTCATGGACATCCATATGCCCGTCATGGATGGATTTGCAACGGTGACCGAGCTGCGCACGCTGCATCCCGAGGTGCGCATCCTGATCCTGTCGATGCTGGACCACGAGAATTACGTCAACCGCATGCTGGAAGCCGGGGCACTGGGCTACGTGCTGAAAAGCGCCGACATTTCGGAGATCAGCTTTGGCATCCGGATGGTAGCTGCGGGTCGGCCTTTTATCTGTACCCACTTGGGCCTGAGCTTGTTGCAGCGCATTATGCAAAGCTCCACGTCGCTTAGCGCTTATCAGACCGGCAACGCGGGTTCCTCGCAGCGCCCCAACGACCTGTCGAAGCGGGAATTGGAGGTGCTCAAGCTCATCGCCGAGGGCCTGACCAACGCCGAGATCGCCGACAAGCTCTTCACCAGCAAGCGCACGGTGGAAACCCACCGCCAGAACATCATCGAGAAAACCCAGGCCAAGAACACGGCCGCCCTCATCAAGTTCGCCGTGAGCAACGGCTTGCTTGAATAA
- a CDS encoding response regulator, whose product MIRLVLTDDHAIIRDGIRSLLRDQPDLEVVGEASNGLELLELLPSTPADVVVLDLNMPGMDGFETLTHLQRDFPEVRVLVLSMLDHERYVAQALNAGASGYALKNSRRAELVFAIHSVAEGQQYLCSAIGLNLLNKMQNSDGVSSDGPRPNGNLSKRELEVLKLIAEGLTNAEIADKLFTSKRTVETHRQNIIEKTQAKNTAALIKFAMSNGLLG is encoded by the coding sequence ATGATCCGACTTGTTCTCACCGATGACCATGCCATTATTCGCGATGGCATCCGGTCTTTGCTCCGTGACCAACCCGACTTGGAAGTAGTGGGCGAAGCATCCAACGGCCTGGAATTGTTGGAACTGCTGCCTTCCACCCCCGCCGATGTAGTGGTGCTCGATCTGAACATGCCGGGCATGGACGGCTTCGAAACCCTTACGCACTTGCAGCGCGACTTCCCCGAGGTACGCGTGCTGGTGCTTTCAATGCTCGACCACGAGCGCTACGTGGCTCAGGCGCTGAACGCGGGCGCTTCCGGCTACGCGCTCAAAAACTCGCGCCGCGCCGAGCTGGTGTTCGCCATTCATTCGGTGGCCGAAGGGCAGCAATACCTGTGCTCGGCCATCGGGCTGAACCTGCTCAACAAAATGCAGAATTCCGACGGTGTCAGCAGTGATGGCCCCCGCCCCAACGGCAACCTGTCGAAGCGGGAATTGGAGGTGCTCAAGCTCATCGCCGAGGGCCTGACCAACGCCGAAATCGCCGACAAGCTCTTCACCAGCAAGCGCACGGTGGAAACCCACCGCCAGAACATCATCGAGAAAACCCAGGCCAAGAACACGGCCGCCCTCATCAAGTTCGCCATGAGCAACGGCTTGTTGGGGTAA